A window of Acinonyx jubatus isolate Ajub_Pintada_27869175 chromosome E4, VMU_Ajub_asm_v1.0, whole genome shotgun sequence contains these coding sequences:
- the ARL8A gene encoding ADP-ribosylation factor-like protein 8A isoform X1, with product MIALFNKLLDWFKALFWKEEMELTLVGLQYSGKTTFVNVIASGQFNEDMIPTVGFNMRKITKGNVTIKLWDIGGQPRFRSMWERYCRGVSAIVYMVDAADQEKIEASKNELHNLLDKPQLQGIPVLVLGNKRDLPGALDEKELIEKMFYSGFPPGIFLPSRTERSAATPFPAKKRTTLISPYSGLFNTQSHGEAETAVLPPRTRDLLSSKPEAELPAHPAVPPKPVPPHSAWGGTLWGSQSPVLLRFELLILL from the exons ATGATCGCTTTGTTCAACAAGCTGCTGGACTGGTTCAAGGCCCTGTTCTGGAAGGAGGAGATGGAGCTCACGCTGGTCGGGCTGCAGTACTCCGGCAAGACCACCTTCGTCAACGTGATCGCG TCAGGACAGTTCAACGAGGACATGATCCCCACCGTGGGTTTCAACATGCGCAAAATCACCAAAGGGAACGTGACCATCAAG CTCTGGGACATTGGGGGACAGCCCCGATTCCGCAGCATGTGGGAGCGCTACTGCCGAGGAGTGAGTGCCATTGT GTACATGGTGGACGCCGCTGACCAGGAGAAGATTGAGGCCTCCAAGAATGAGTTGCACAACCTACTGGACAAACCCCAGCTGCAGGGCATTCCG GTCTTAGTCCTGGGTAACAAGCGAGACCTTCCAGGAGCACTGGATGAGAAGGAGCTGATTGAGAAAAT gtTCTACTCTGGTTTCCCCCCAGGAATCTTTCTGCCATCCAGGACCGAGAGATCTGCTGCTACTCCATTTCCTGCAAAGAAAAGGACAACATTG ATATCACCCTACAGTGGCTTATTCAACACTCAAAGTCACGGAGAAGCTGAGACTGCGGTCCTTCCCCCTCGGACCAGGGACCTGCTGTCATCCAAACCCGAAGCCGAGCTCCCCGCCCACCCTGCCGTCCCCCCTAAGCCCGTCCCTCCTCACTCAGCGTGGGGAGGGACCCTCTGGGGATCCCAGAGTCCTGTTCTGCTGAGGTTTGAACTCctgattttattgtaa
- the ARL8A gene encoding ADP-ribosylation factor-like protein 8A isoform X2, protein MIALFNKLLDWFKALFWKEEMELTLVGLQYSGKTTFVNVIASGQFNEDMIPTVGFNMRKITKGNVTIKLWDIGGQPRFRSMWERYCRGVSAIVYMVDAADQEKIEASKNELHNLLDKPQLQGIPVLVLGNKRDLPGALDEKELIEKMNLSAIQDREICCYSISCKEKDNIDITLQWLIQHSKSRRS, encoded by the exons ATGATCGCTTTGTTCAACAAGCTGCTGGACTGGTTCAAGGCCCTGTTCTGGAAGGAGGAGATGGAGCTCACGCTGGTCGGGCTGCAGTACTCCGGCAAGACCACCTTCGTCAACGTGATCGCG TCAGGACAGTTCAACGAGGACATGATCCCCACCGTGGGTTTCAACATGCGCAAAATCACCAAAGGGAACGTGACCATCAAG CTCTGGGACATTGGGGGACAGCCCCGATTCCGCAGCATGTGGGAGCGCTACTGCCGAGGAGTGAGTGCCATTGT GTACATGGTGGACGCCGCTGACCAGGAGAAGATTGAGGCCTCCAAGAATGAGTTGCACAACCTACTGGACAAACCCCAGCTGCAGGGCATTCCG GTCTTAGTCCTGGGTAACAAGCGAGACCTTCCAGGAGCACTGGATGAGAAGGAGCTGATTGAGAAAAT GAATCTTTCTGCCATCCAGGACCGAGAGATCTGCTGCTACTCCATTTCCTGCAAAGAAAAGGACAACATTG ATATCACCCTACAGTGGCTTATTCAACACTCAAAGTCACGGAGAAGCTGA